The nucleotide sequence CCACCATTATGCACATCATAACCAGGCCTCGGCCTGGGGCAACTTTTGATGGGCCTGAAGCCCTGAGCCGGCCTGCACGATTGACCTACACATCGCAACCTTTTATGGTTGATGGGCTTGTGCCTTAGCCACGGATCTGTAGCCCTGGTTCTAGGTCTACGCCAGCAAGCTGTTATGCTTGCTGGGCTTTGCAGCAGCCCCGGCCCACATCACATACAGCCAgatcctacgcatcatggtgGATCCTGGTTAACCCAAACAGTCATGTGAAAGCATATAaatttttgaatcaatgaacttctagTTCATGACAGTATGTACTTCAACTGTCtctatgtatgtataatacaattcACTCGATAAACCACGCAACCtctccaatatacgcttctgggtatcattggaggtaatgcatagatagtccacattttctgcactgttcgtttcaatgtggtatctaTTTAAACATgtgtctttaaaactcaacaaattttaagtagatcgagtagcgtacaacgcattttgtatggacaatattgttccatttggtaacatgatCTAGGCTTTTTCCTGAGCCTTTAATTACATCTGATTGgcttgatattgttgttacctttacttttgtaagcatcaagcttgagaaatattttttatctcgaagtattgtatgcgtggttgcgctgtctgcaagacaaatatctccgtCATTGCTTTTGTTTTGAGAACAACCATAATTTTTATCCATGCGCTCTAAGTAAGGAAATCACAGTTAAACAAATAGTTAATTTACAATAAAAGGAAACTGAAATGCCacttttattaaattgaaatgCGAGCTTTAAACTACAAATTTAGATAATAAGAATACATCAAACAGAAATGATTCAATCGGACCAATACATTTTCCACAATGAAGTTTGAGACATCTAGGTGGGTTATGTTCAATTGCCCTGATAAATCGAACAttggatcaggtatatccattggtttagcctGATTGATAAAATTAGTTTtgacacccttctccttgagggaggctTAATACAGATTcaccagatgttttggggtacgacagGTACGTACCCAGTGTCCATTACCACCAACGTATGGCAAACTCCTTCAGGATTTCTAGGAGTGTTATTCATATGAGTTTTGCCTTTCTGGCTATTTACATTCTTGAAGCTCATGCCTGAATTATGCCTTAGAACCTAGTCGTGAAACTAGACACCACGATTCTTGCCTTTCCCGTTCCACCGGCCTCGCTTGTGGCCACGTCCTTGTTTGTAATTATTGTCACGAGATGATGTGGTATTTACTTCAAGGGAAATAGCATTCACTTCGGGGAATGGTGTCGATCCAGTAGGTTGGGAGTGATGATTCTTCATTagaagctcattgttttgttcagctATAAGGAGCACAGATATCAACTGGTTGTACTCAATAAAGGCTCACTCTCTATACTGCTACTGCAAGAGCACtttggaggcatgaaatgtgctgaaagtcttttccagcatatcttcctcGGTGATGGTTTCCCCACAAAGCTTTGAACATTGCATAATTGTACTCAACCACCGTCTTGAAATCCTGAATACTTAGGTGAGTTCACTCATAATGAGCCATTTGAAGAATCACCATTTTCTAGTGATTGTATCTATTTCTCAGTGTCTTCCAAAAGACTAATGGATCTTCAACCGTTAGGTACTCGTTCTTTAGTTCTTCATCAAGGTGGCAACGGATAAAAATCATGGCCTTCGTCCAATCTTGAGATGATGCACTGTTCTCCTCCTTGATGGTTACTCCAAGATCCCCTGCCTTTAGATGGATCTTGGCATCCACTACCCAGGTCAGGAAGTTCTTCCCAGTAATATCTAGGGtaacaaaatcaagttttgccaagttcgccattttcttttctgaaagaaaaatgagatgtgtaagaacttgcaataatatgtgtTCTAGATGGGCAATAATACCGCACCATCTTCGACCgcagcaaaaataaataaacattggaTTAGTAATCAGAAACTACActaaacaagaaatcaaaggtATAAGTAATTGTCATATTGAGAACTAGAAGCAAGCATGGTGCTAGTAGTTCTTTGCGAAGGTACATCCAGTTGGTGATGCaaatgaggaagaagaacagTAAAATCCTTGGAGGAAGCCTTTTTCGCCGATGTGAACTGTTTAACATTAGagagtcgtgctgataacgtgttataaatagacaaaagttagagagataacattTGCTAAGGACAGAACAAAACGGGTGTGAAATATCACATTATTTTGTTTAGTAGCTCTAACACAAAAAGATTGCAGATAAAAGATGAAGGGGTGGATACTAATATTATTGCTTTCAGTAATTTTCTCTTTCAGTTGCTGTGTGTTGATCACCCACGGAGTGATCTAGTTATAGAACTATATCCGTAGGTTTACAATGAATGGAAAGTCACACCCATGATAAATCCAACAACATCCGTGATTTTTCTCCTTTGAAAATGTACCACACAACAAACTCCCTAATATTCACTACTATTCCTATGTGGGCATTCAATCATTCTTACAATTATTACAACATTAGAATCCAAATGttgttttgtcattttttaattCACTCTCTCtacctttcctttttttttcacttattttcctTTCCATTGTCTCCTTTGTCAAAATTGTGTCTTTCATCACTGTTGTCGAGCTCTCCGTCCTCTACTGAGCTAACAATCGCCGATTAACCCCCGACCCTTCCCCACTACTCTCGTCGACGTCAGAGCTCTCTTTGGCATCGCAGGTGCTTCTAGTTTCCTACTTAAAATCCCATTGCAAGTTGAAATTGTGCAGAGACTTCATCCAGCCCCTTCTGAGATTGTGCAGAGATTTCGTCGCCCACTCTTGATcatggctctctctctctctctctctctctctttgtttctAGCGCCTCCTCTAATTTTTTCGAAAAATCTCAGAATTTTCTAGGAAAAGGGAGAACTTTTCTATTGGGATTGTTGCTGTTATTGTTTTGTTGTTCTCTCGCAAATCACAGGGAAATGTAAGTTTATATACGAGAGAGAGCGTTTTGCTTTTTCGTTTAATATTCTGGGGTTTGAATTTTGTGATTTAGGCTGTGGGTGGGTGGTATCAGATATACGCATAGCTAGGAGTTGTTGTTGCACATGATGCTACGCAAGTGTGCAATGACGCAGGTTTGGAGACAGGATAAGCAATCTCATACTTTTTGagagggaaagggatcctctccggatcccttccatcaaatccaccaaattcacaaatataggcctttgaaatttgatctaacgactacaaacaggggccttctttaaaagttataataactttagctgttagatcaaatttcaaggacccAGATTGGAGGATTtgatggatttggtggaagggatcctctccggatccctttcctTTCAAAAGTTCTCACTACGTCCACCTAGTTCACACAAGTCCAACTTAGTCTCATTAAAGTTAGTTCTTACTCGCACTAAACACAGATTAGTAAAGTAGTAATTCTAATTATGCCAATCCACTCCAGTAAAATTTAATGATAGCAAACAAACGTGCCAATACTCACGAAGTTTAAAGGCTTCACGTTATACATAAAAAGCCCGTTGAAGTAACCAAATTGGGCCTTCAAAATGTTGCTTATTTAactctttattattattattatttagtgtttattttattttatttatagtcAAATAGACTTTCCGTTTTTGAATTTTGTCtgacttcattttttttgtttcggtTTAAAGGTTTTTCTGTTATTCTAGTTATTTGTTCAAGTATTATctcttttacttttgttttcctttaaccggtatatgtttatttctttaattttttttttttttttttttgatgtagGATTCATGGTTATCTAATCGCTTCTACGAAAAGTATTGAAGTCTTGGAACATTGGTATTTGCCACTCAAAATGCAGATCGTGATTTTGATCAAATTCCTCCCATCCCCCACCTCAAACTTCCGCCAACTATTTCGTAGCTGACTCGACACTAATCTCTTGCTGGCCACCTCTTGCTCCTTAGTGTAGTTCATAATTTTAAGAAATTTGAAGGTACCGTAATTTCTCCATATTTAAGAATATATCTAACATTAAAGTCTTAAAATAGTGGGTcgttttaattctttttataaGATGGAGTAGGGTGTGGGGGGTTCACATAATAAACTAGTCAAAATGTGATCATTAAGAAAACTTCCCTCTCCGGGGTCTTATTTTGCTTTACGCTAAATCCAATTGTGGAAATACGAATGCCGGGATTAAGGAAATGAATTGTTTTCGTAAGAGAAATGTTGCGGAGATTCTTTTAAAATGGAATTTTTCGTAGACTCTTCATCATCTCATGTTttaacacaatattttataatattagcatgagaattatacaaaaaataagaGGTGACAAAGAATCTATGGAGAATCATATTTTTGAGatagtcttcttagcatttctcttttgtCATACAGAAACTTGACTTAATGAACCATCAGGATTAAGGAAAAGATTAAGATGGACTAATAAACTGTTGAGAGATTAAATGAGTAATGATTGGAAAAGTAAGAGGTTTGACTTCCGCAAACAGGTTATAATCTAATTACTTGGGAgtattgccacttagtactacgatataGTGGTATctatttttcacttgtaagtgagaggtcttaggttcgaatctcgccAAAGgtgagtttgaaccacattattgctagcccattatgaggctaagttCACCTCTAcatccttagtgtagataatatcgtttgttcaaaaataaaattactataAAGTATTCGATTTGTGTACAAGTTCCGCATTACtttccttaatctttgattctTCAAGTGGATAAATGCCCCATGTCGGGTGCAAGactttttttcatatttttctttgaaaaaaaactaagaaGGCTCCTATCAAAAGTTAGACTTTTCATGTGCTCTCATATTTTAACGTTAATTCCagtattaatattataaaatatgtcacatcccgacccgagcTTTACCAAATCCCcactcgactccaccgtagcatgatattgtccgctttgggacCCGGCCACgtctcacgattttgtttctgggaactcacacaagaacttcccaatgggtcatccatcctgggaatgctcttgcccaaactcgcttaacttcggagtttcaaTGAATTCCGAaaccagtgaactcccaaaagacctcgtgctaggtagagatgggaatatacatataaggtttataggatccactcccttgggcgatgtgggatgttacaatccaccctccttagggacctgacgtcctcgtcaacacactcgcaccacacgatagagtggctctgataccaaattgtcacatcccgaacCGGCTAGacagcatgatattgtccgctttgggcctcgaccacaccctcacggttttgtttctgggaactcacacgagaacttctcagtgggtcacccatcctaggaatactctcgcccaaactcacttaacttcggagttccaatgaactCCAAAGCCAATgggctcccaaaaggcctcgtgctaggtagaaataggaatatacatataaggcttacaagatccactcccctggacggtgtgggatgttacaaaataTTATGCCAAACATGAGGTGGCAGAGAGTCCatggagagtcccacttttgaaAGTCTCTTTACCTCTCCATAGACTCTCTACCAACTCATATTTTTCACACAAATACTTATATTGTTGGCAtgagaattgacgttaaattgTGAGGTGGCAAAGAGTCCACAGATAATTCCACTTTAAaataatctccttagcatttctctttttttttatcgagCGATTCTaagctcattatgaggctaaatcTACCTCCATAtccttagtgtaaaaaatatcgtttgttcaaaaataaaattactatgAAGTATTTGATTTGTGTACAAGTTCCGCATTACTTTCCTGAATCTTTGATTTTTCAAGTGGATAAATGCCCCATGTCGGGTGCAAGACTTTTTTcgtatttttctttgaaaaagaCTAAGAAGGCTCCTATCAAAAGTTAGACTTTTCATGTGCTCTCATATTTTAATGTTAATTCCcgtatcaatattataaaatattctGCCAAACATGAGGTGGCAGAGAGTCCatggagagtcccacttttAAGAGTCTCCTTACCTCTCCATAGACTCTTTGCCAACTCATGTTTTTCGCACAAATACTTATAATGATGACACGAGAATTGAAGTTAAATTGTGAGGTGGCAGAGATCCACAAATAGTTCCACTTTAAAagaatctccttaacatttctcttttttttcaagCGTTTCTAAGCCCATTACGAGGCTAAGTCTACCTCCACATCCTTAGTGTAgaaaatatcatttgtttaaaaataaaattactatgAAGTATTCGATTGGTGTACAAGTTCCGCATTACTTTCCTTAACCTTTGATTCTTCTAGTGAATAAATGCCCCATGTCGGGTGCAAGACATTTTTTcgtatttttctttgaaaaaaccaAGAAGGCTCCTATCAAAAGTTAGACTTTTCATGTGCTCTCATATTTTAACATTAATTCCcgtatcaatattataaaatattctGTCAAACATGAGGTAGCAGAGAATTCATGGAGAGTTCCACTTTTAAGAGAGTCTCCTTACCTCTCCGTACTCTTTGCCAACTCATGTTTTTCGCACAAATACTTGTAATGTTGACACGAGAATTGATGTTAAATTATGAGGTGGCAGAGAGTCCACATATagtttcattttaaaagaaTCTCCTAaacatttctctctttttttcgaGCGATTCTAaactacattaaaaaaattagaaagttTAAACTTGAAACACAACGAGTTAAAAGAGAAAAACTAAGGCAAGACCTTATTTATAAGTGGAACAAAAAGTCATTGTCTTTCTCTAAAAAATTGTCTTAATAGGAACATTTTGCTACATTTACATTGACAATTCATTTATGTGTACATAacgtgttttattttatttttctaaagaaAATCGATATTTGATTATTGAAGAAACTACCCATTGTAGTGCATAAGCAAGGAAGAAAGTGGAAGTCAAACAAAACTAGCGAGTGATAAAGATTAGGCAACTTAAACTACTTAAAAGGCTTGTCATTAAactcttattattattaaactCTTATTATTGTTTCCTCTTGCTCTACACAAGGTCATCAGAAAAATCAAGGCCTCGTAGTTTGGTCATCAACTACTAGTGTATTATATAGATTTTTCTTGCGTAGAGCAATTAGAAGGAATTATTACCTCACGTGACAATATCACCATAGAATGCAATAATATTGTCATATCATCAACAAATTTGTATTTTAAGTTTATGGCATCAGAAATGTTAAGGAAACTTGCTAAAAAATATGACTCCCCTTAAGAGAGTCTACTTAGCATTTCACGAGGGTTTGTGTATTTGAGTTAGACCGTGTAAATGATGTGGAATTGATAACGATGGAGCACCTTGGGGACCTGgaagagatcctcttcggatctgtCCTACCAAATCTTAGCGATCCGAAAATTCaggcttttgaaatttgatcaaacaactATAAACAGGAAAcctttttaaaagttataataattgtaactgttggattaaatttcaaatatcCGAATCTCTAAATCCCTAAAATTTGGTGAGAGAGATCAGGAGGGAATCTCTTCCCTTGGGACCATATATACTTACATAGCAAGGTTTCATTTTTTAGGCAAACCCAAATGCAAATAAAGAACAAATTAGTGCAAATCCAAATCGACACCAATTGGGCCCCCATAATTGGTCAAAAGTATGAATTGCGCACCCACAAATTTTGACTTGAACATTAATTTTCCTACTACTATTTACTACTTTGAGGCAAAGgcataacaataaaaaataataataataattgctcCCCTACAAACTTTGACTTGAGCTTTAATTTTCCTCCCCACATCAAAAGCTTCAACTCCAACACCATCTTTGTCTCTTTGAAAGACTTTACGGTCACAGCCCCTTTTTGTAGGCCAACTATTTTCTCTCCACTTCCCTCCAAATTCATCCAACCATTTTCTCACGAACCAAacacaaatctctctctctctctctctctctaaatagtACCACTCCAACCAATACCCACCACCTTCACTTAACTAGCCGTACCCAACAAGTTGCCTTTGGTCAACCGTCACAAATACGACATGTTGGTCCACTTCTTTACATTTCTTTGACCCAGTCCCTTTCATTTCTTTGAATTTTCTCCCTTCCCCACGATCTTATTCAAacgaaaagcaaaaaaaaaaactcaaaactttgGGTGATGGAGAAAAAAGTAGGCATCCATCCAATACAAGAACCAAAGTAAAAGCAATCAATCCACGTACTAAATTATCAACATCTTAGCAATTACACCGATTCACGGAAACGTGAGTTGGATCGATGAAATATAACAACATATTTTCCGTCTctagaaattaaaataatttaaactactattttgttaaaacttaaaagaagaATAAATCACTAGTAGTACCAAATCCaccatcttcattttttttaaataaagatgTAATTCATTGTTTGAACAGAAAAAGGAAATCCCCATATTGTACAGGACAATTAACTAATTTGACTCAACTCATCATCTCCTTCGAGATGGAACCGAGTCCAACCGAGTCCAACCGAGTCGGAACTGTAAAAACTACCAGCACTACCACTACCAGTACTGCCTGCTACCATTAATATCCCtccataaaaaaaagaaaagaaactgaaACGCAAAAGCTTCAATTTTGATGATCTAAGAAGATTCTAGAATAAGATTGGAGGTTTCTGCAACTGAGAGAGTGTGATTGTGCTCGCCTTCGTAGGTAACCACTAGCATTGCCGCATCGTCCAGAGCTCTCTCTACGTGTTTTCGAGCCGGGCATCCTCTTACACTGCTGCATTTGTAGTATCCCCtgaaaattcacacaaatcagAACATAACTCCCCAATAATTCAGAGTTTTGGGGCCAGACAACGTCCAACTCAAGCGATTTAGCTCGAAAGATCGAAGCTTTGAATCGAAATTATACCTTGGATGTGGAGATCCTTTGATGGGTTTTTGTCCGTACTTTCTCCAGGAGTAATCGTCAGGTGGGATATCGGCCAACTTCAAACTTATAGCCGGGACTCTCACGACCCTCTTCTGTCTCAGCTTTCTGTAACAAAACCCACAACCCAGAATTTCAATTTAGTCAACAgattgagagagagattgaTTAAGTTAATCAGAAGCTAGACGATAATTAAGAGAGATTTAGAGTTTGAAATAGACCCACCTCTTCTTGCAATGGCAGCGGCCGGAGGACCCAGCACCGCACTTCCCAGACCCCAAGTTCTCGGAGCTGCACTTCCGCTTCAACGAGGCGGAGGAAAGCGGCGGCTTTCCGGCTGAGGAAACCTGTGACAAATTGGTAATTTGAAAAGACGATGACGACATTGGCTGCTTGCTATCGGAGTCTCCGGTTAAAGACGACATAAACGACGTCGTAGGTGGATACGAGAAATTTATAGTGGTAGATGAGTCCTTAGTGCTCTCAAGCACCGTaccgtggtggtggtggtgaggtGGCGGGATCTGCTGGATCGGCGTCGCATGGTAAACCTTAGTGGACTCCGGTAACGGAACATGCTTGACGAGGATCTCTTGGCTCTGGTTTTGGGTTTGAGAAGACGATCCGGAGCTCAAAGTCAAAGGGGCTCGCCGGAACCGGGCGTGACCGGTCCGGGTCCGACCAAGAAGAGAAATGACCTTCTTGAACTTGGAAACAGCGACGTCCGCGACGGCTCTGCAGTCCATGTCCATAGCCGTCGACGGATATTTCCCTTGGTGCTGGTTCTGCTGTGCCTGGGACAGCAAGCGAATAAGCTTCTCGACGCTCTCGAGGCCGGAAGCTGCTTCCTGCACGGCGTTCTCTTCCGACTTGGCGGAGAAGCTGCTGGTGATGGTGTTTCTGTAACCCATGAAATCAACGGCCATATCTGACCCTCTCGGGCATaacaaggaaaaggaaaagcgAGAAGAACAGAGAAAGCAGAGagagggggggagagagagaaaagcaGGAAAAGCGTACGGGAGACAAGGGAAGGGGTGTTGATAAAGAGGGGTTTAGGATGCCGATGAGCGTATGAGGTGTTTGTTGAAATGCATCTGTGGTCAAAACTACGGCATCTAATTATCTGGTGGCCCACTACCATTTGCCTCATGATGTAGGTGCGAATAAGATCCAACCACACCACACGAAATTGCAAAAGAGAGGTTTTCGAACGACTAGTGGAATTTTTTTCCATTGTAAATGAGAGTTTTGTAAGTTTAattatcattaaaattaaatttgaatcatattattactagtttATTGTAAAGTTTAATCTATTTTTTTACtcttttagtataaataatattgtttgcttgaagaaaataaaacatcaaCTTTGCTATTGTCAGTGCTACTCGAATATAAAATGTacagaaaactaataaaaaagtttaaaatttttgagttttaatgataaaaactaaataaagagtaaagtgaataataccataattaactttttaatgtaaaaatataatttttctttaaaatgaacagtatcataaatttttgatttaaattttctaaaatgtatcatcaatttttatttgaaaataaattcctcaataataaaaagaaaaatttcgCATAAATTTATAAGTaagtaaaattatttttatattattaattaattttatcgTACAgcttaaattttctttatttaaaaaatatatatcatatgAGCCGAATTTAACACTTTAATTACAAACTAAAATTGCTAAACTAAAAGCTGGTTAGTGAATTATGTTGCTTTTTCCTCTGCTTTGATGTTTAAATGATTAGACTGATAGAATTTTGATGCTTGGTGTCGGATGAATCTTGACCTTGCTTTTGATTTGGGTCCTCTTTAGTcttatcaaatttcaatttggtCAAAGGTGGCGCCGGAGCCGTTGGATTGGAGATTGACGTGGACGATGGATTGATGTGTGAGAGTGTGAGTGTGGACCAAGTAAATgggaaacaaaaataatttaagagagagaggggaaagaGACAGAGTAGGTGCGTGGCAGCATGATACAGTTGACTTTGTCTCACGGTAACTTTCATTCAAAACGTCcacatttttcttcaattgtGTCATCCGACAGAGGCTTACTGGCTTGGTGTTGGGTGAATGGGGCCAAGGCGGTTGAGCTGTATTTTTATTCTTGAACGGGTTAAGTTTTGCCGCAACTTCTACAATTTAGTAataaatctcttttttttttttttagagatacAAATTTTAAGTTCGATGATCGTGTATAACGAGTttgatattaattattaaatgctaACTTATATGTAGTTCAAAACAACTTTTATAATACGGATACACCGTTATAGTGAATTTTCgtgctaataaaataaaacatgtatAATTTTTTGTCCAAAATTCCTTGTTTCATTGGCACCATTGCCACTAAATAACGGTATACTCTTGTTATCTAAATTGTTATTGTAGCGCAACTTAAATCTTCCCATTTAGTGTGAACTATATAGTAGTTAATTTTTATTGAAGGgaagtttttgttgtttttgtgcTTTCAAAGAAGTCCAACAACATGTTTGGGTGGATTTTTTTAGCGTAAGTTGTTCCTTGAAATCCGTGGGTATTTCACTATTCAATTTTcatgaatttatttttatgttgttaattttaatttgttggttAGTTAGTTAAAGTTTAAATTTGCATAGTTAGCCAataaatttttatgttaatttgggaCGACGGTGGGCGATCTCGTCGTTGACCACCATCAACACCATTGCGCTGATTGTCTTTGTGGGCAGAGTGGATGATTTCAGTAGTCGGAGTGGTCTGCAAGAACAAAGACAAGCAAAAGATCTTGAAATCAAGCGTCGGAAGTGGTTCGGTGTAGGTTCTCAGACAATTAAGTCAGTATTTGAGAGAGAAGATAAGCAAAGTGATCTCAACTAAGTCTGCTAGTCATTTGAAACCGTTATTCTCAATAAGATATGATCATTAAATATTCCTCCTACAGTTAAAGTTTTCTCTTGAATCTTCATTAGAAATAGATTAAAACTAGGGATCAACTGCATCATCACAATGAGTTTGGAAACTTTCTAATATTCCTCAGCCCCAGTTGGAACCTACCACCTCCCC is from Pyrus communis chromosome 10, drPyrComm1.1, whole genome shotgun sequence and encodes:
- the LOC137746816 gene encoding probable WRKY transcription factor 15, with the protein product MAVDFMGYRNTITSSFSAKSEENAVQEAASGLESVEKLIRLLSQAQQNQHQGKYPSTAMDMDCRAVADVAVSKFKKVISLLGRTRTGHARFRRAPLTLSSGSSSQTQNQSQEILVKHVPLPESTKVYHATPIQQIPPPHHHHHGTVLESTKDSSTTINFSYPPTTSFMSSLTGDSDSKQPMSSSSFQITNLSQVSSAGKPPLSSASLKRKCSSENLGSGKCGAGSSGRCHCKKRKLRQKRVVRVPAISLKLADIPPDDYSWRKYGQKPIKGSPHPRGYYKCSSVRGCPARKHVERALDDAAMLVVTYEGEHNHTLSVAETSNLILESS